A DNA window from Vigna angularis cultivar LongXiaoDou No.4 chromosome 1, ASM1680809v1, whole genome shotgun sequence contains the following coding sequences:
- the LOC108322131 gene encoding 18S rRNA (guanine-N(7))-methyltransferase RID2 — protein MASRPEVIAPPELFYDDSEARKYTSSSRIVQIQATLSERALELLALPDDGIPKLLLDIGCGSGLSGETLTENGHHWIGLDISASMLNVAVEREVEGDLLLGDMGQGLGVRPGVVDGAISISAVQWLCNADKSSHNPRLRLKAFFTSLYKCLSNGARAVFQVYPENIDQRELILNAAMHAGFAGGIVVDFPHSSKRRKEFLVLTCGQRSVNSSVAKGKNEDGESCSDEDSEDEENQTVCISDRHRPRKKQKKNNKSGKGKEWILRKKEQMRRRGNAVPQDSKYTGRKRKDRF, from the exons ATGGCGTCCAGACCAGAGGTGATTGCGCCGCCGGAGTTATTCTACGACGATTCCGAAGCTCGAAAGTATACCTCTTCTTCCCGAATTGTTCAAATTCAg GCAACGTTGTCAGAGAGAGCCCTTGAATTACTTGCTTTACCTGATGATGGCATTCCAAAATTACTCCTTGATATAg GTTGCGGTTCGGGACTTAGCGGCGAGACACTCACGGAGAATGGACACCATTGGATAGGGCTTGACATTTCAGCATCGATGCTTA ATGTTGCGGTGGAGCGGGAGGTTGAGGGTGACCTTTTACTTGGTGACATGGGTCAG GGTTTAGGGGTTCGTCCTGGAGTCGTTGACGGGGCCATCAGTATATCTGCTGTTCAG TGGTTATGCAATGCTGATAAGTCCTCTCACAACCCTCGATTAAGATTGAA GGCATTTTTTACATCTTTATATAAATGCTTATCCAATGGAGCCAGAGCAGTGTTTCAAGTATATCCTGAAAATATAGACCAGCGTGAATTGATTTTAAATGCTGCAATGCATGCTGGATTTGCTGGTGGCATAGTGGTGGATTTTCCACACAG TTCTAAGAGGAGAAAAGAGTTCCTTGTTCTCACGTGTGGTCAACGTTCAGTAAATTCATCCGTGGCCAAAGGTAAAAATGAAGATGGGGAGAGTTGCTCTGACGAGGACAGTGAGGATGAAGAAAATCAGACA GTATGCATCTCAGATAGGCATAGACCGCGgaagaaacagaaaaagaaCAATAAGAGTGGGAAGGGAAAGGAATGGATACTAAGGAAGAAGGAGCAgatgagaagaagaggaaatgCCGTCCCTCAGGATAGCAAGTACACAGGTCGGAAAAGGAAGGACAGATTTTGA
- the LOC108322157 gene encoding spermidine hydroxycinnamoyl transferase has translation MSVTVKACCTVRPIEATWCGRVALSEWDQTGKVTHVPFIYFYRLPQNCLSQYNTIASTLKDSLSRVLVPFYPLAGRLHWTNNGRLEIDCNATGVRFIEAESSSTLQHLADFSSCSEHHYLVPAVDYYSLPIHELPLVLVQLTKFKCGGICIGVTLSHAVVDGPSALHFVCEWARLSRGEPLRTVPFLDRKILRAGEPPLVPLTKCHVHTEFNDPPFLLGRTDNREEREKETTMDFVKISKTQIERLQKRANESSPRPRNDRGYSRYESVTGHIWRCASKAREHKENQPTVLTVIVDSRGRMKPPLPEGYFGNANLDSVACSLAGDLVSEPLGYTASRIREAIERVSDEYVRSGIEFLKNQENIRRFHQDLHEERREKEPFFGNPNLSVVSWLRLPFYGIDFGWGKEVLMSPATHDFDGDFVLLPDPDEDGSILVCIGLQVLHLDAFKKHFYEDLA, from the coding sequence ATGTCCGTAACCGTGAAAGCATGCTGCACTGTGAGGCCAATAGAGGCAACATGGTGCGGACGCGTAGCTTTATCTGAATGGGATCAAACAGGCAAAGTAACCCACGTGCCCTTTATCTACTTCTACCGTCTTCCACAAAACTGCCTCTCTCAATACAACACCATTGCTTCCACCTTGAAGGACTCATTAAGCCGAGTCCTGGTGCCGTTTTATCCACTTGCCGGTCGTTTGCATTGGACAAACAATGGACGTTTAGAAATTGATTGCAATGCCACCGGCGTTCGATTCATTGAAGCCGAATCATCATCAACCTTACAACATTTAGCTGATTTTTCATCTTGTTCGGAACACCACTACCTTGTCCCTGCTGTGGACTACTACTCCCTACCAATTCACGAGTTGCCGTTGGTTCTGGTTCAGCTGACGAAGTTCAAGTGCGGTGGCATTTGTATTGGCGTAACACTTTCGCACGCAGTTGTGGATGGACCAAGTGCACTGCACTTCGTATGTGAGTGGGCAAGGCTTTCACGGGGCGAGCCTCTGCGTACGGTGCCATTCCTTGACCGGAAAATTTTGCGTGCTGGGGAGCCTCCTTTGGTGCCACTAACAAAATGTCACGTTCACACGGAGTTCAATGATCCGCCCTTCTTGCTGGGCCGAACTGATAACAGGGaggaaagggagaaggaaaCCACGATGGATTTCGTTAAAATAAGCAAAACTCAAATTGAAAGATTGCAAAAGAGAGCAAATGAGAGTTCGCCAAGGCCTAGAAATGATCGTGGTTATTCCCGTTATGAGAGCGTGACTGGTCACATATGGAGATGTGCAAGCAAGGCAAGGGAGCACAAAGAGAACCAACCTACCGTTCTTACTGTTATAGTTGACTCAAGGGGTCGCATGAAACCTCCTTTGCCAGAAGGGTACTTCGGGAATGCCAATTTGGATAGTGTTGCATGTAGCCTTGCGGGTGATTTGGTGTCGGAGCCTTTGGGGTATACGGCGAGTAGAATAAGGGAGGCGATTGAGAGGGTGAGCGATGAGTACGTGAGGTCGGGGATTGAGTTCTTGAAGAATCAGGAGAATATAAGAAGGTTTCATCAAGATCTTCACGAAGAACGGAGAGAGAAGGAGCCTTTCTTTGGGAACCCGAATTTGTCTGTGGTGAGTTGGTTGAGGTTACCTTTCTACGGCATTGATTTTGGGTGGGGGAAGGAGGTTCTAATGAGTCCAGCAACACATGACTTCGATGGAGATTTCGTGCTTCTTCCTGATCCTGATGAGGATGGCTCTATACTCGTTTGTATAGGTCTGCAAGTGCTGCATCTTGATGCATTTAAGAAGCATTTTTACGAGGACCTTGCATAA